Within Nitrospira sp., the genomic segment CTAGTGTGGTGTCTCAATCATGGCTTTACAATGCTTGATCTTCTTCAGAATGTCGTCGACGGTTTTGGTCCACACGAACGGCTTGGGGTTCTTGTTATTGAGCCGAATGAACTCGTCGATCGCCGCAACCAACTCCGGCACGCTCGTGAAGACACCTCGTCGAATGCGCTTGCGCGTAATCTCACCGAACCACCGCTCGACGAGGTTCAGCCACGAGGCACTCGTCGGGGTAAAGTGCAGATGAAAGCGTGGATGTTTCACCAGCCACGTCTTGACCTTGGGATGGTTGTGGGTCCCGTAATTGTCCAGAATCAAGTGGAGGGCGTGCCCTGGCGACGTGTCGCGGTCGATGGTGCGCAGGAACTTCAGAAACTCCTCGTGGCGATGACGCGGATAACAGGTGCCGATCACGGTGCCGTCGAGCACATTGAGCGCCGCGAACAGGCAGGTGGTGCCGTGGCGCTTATAGTCATGCGTCATGGTGCCGCATCGCCCCTTCTTCATCGGCAAGCCCGGCTGTGTCCGATCCAACGCTTGGACCTGCGATTTTTCATCCACGCACAACACCACCGCCTTGTCCGGGGGATTGAGGTAGACACCCACCACATCTGTCAATTTCTCCACAAACCGCTTGTCCTTCGACAGCTTGAACGTTTCGATCCGGTGCGGTTGCAAACCGTGCGCGTCCCAGATCCGGGCCACGCTGGCATGGCTGACGCCCTGGGCATGTGCCATGGTCCGCGTGCTCCAGTGGGTCGCATCTGGCGGCGTCGTGTGCAGGGTGGCCTCCACGATGGCTCGGACTTTTCGGGGCGACAGGCGGTGGGCACTGGGCCCATGCGGGGCATCCTCGGACAGACCCGACGGTCCCGCGTCGTGGAACCGTTTCCGCCACAGCAGCACGGTGGGACGCGAGGTCTTCAAGCGATGGGCAATCGCGTTATTGGCGAGCCCCTCGGCCGCCAGCAGGCAGATCCGCGACCGCAGCACAACCCTCTGGGGACTGGTCTTCGCCCGCATCCACGCCTCCAACGTCTGTTTCTGTTCTCCCGTCATCGGCAACGAGTCGGTTGGTTTCCACATACCCCAGACGATACCAGAACCAACCAATATTGGAAAGATATTACTGAGACACTACACTAGATTCCTCAAACTTTCTCAGGAGTACCACGTGTACGATCTACGCCAGTTACGGGACCATCTCGACTCAATCCGCGAACGCCTCGGCCGTCGGGGAACCGACGTCCCTTGGGACACCATGAAGACGCTGGTTGATGAGCGTCGCAATCTGACCATGCAGGTCGAACAGCTCCGGAGCGACCTTAAAAAAGGCTCTGACGAGGTTGCCAGACTAAAGCGCGCCAAGGAGCCGGCAGACGAAGCGGTCGCCGCCATGAAACAGGTCGGGGATCGGATCCGTGAAATGGAAGGCACCCTGCGTGGCGCTGAAGAATCACTGGCCGATTTGAATTTGCGCATTCCCAACGTCCCGCACGAATCAGTCCCCCCAGGACAGGATGCCTCGGATAATGTCGAGATCCGTCAATGGGGCACCCGCCCCTCCTTCGATTTTCAGGCGAAACCCCATTGGGAGCTCGGCGAGGCTCTCGGCATTCTCGATTTCGACCGGGCATCCAAGCTCGCCGGCGCCCGTTTTGCCGTCATGACCGGCGCCGGAGCCCAACTTGAACGCGCGCTCATCAACTACATGCTCGACCGCCATACGACACAGCACGGATACCGGGAAGTGCTCCCTCCCCTGCTGGTCAATCGGGCGACGATGACCGGCACAGGGCAACTCCCCAAGTTTGAGGAAGATCTGTTCCGTCTGAAAGACGAAGACTATTTTCTCATCCCTACCGCTGAAGTGCCGCTCACGAATCTCCACCGGGATGAATTGCTGGACGAAGACGTATTGCCGATTCGTTATACCGCCTATACGCCCTGCTTCCGCCGCGAAGCCGGATCCTACGGAAAAGATACCCGCGGCTTGATCAGACTCCATCAGTTCAACAAAGTCGAACTCGTCTCGTTTTGCTCTCCCGACCAGTCACAGGCTGAACTCGAACGACTCACCGGCCATGCGGAGAGCATTTTACAAGGACTAGGATTGTCTTACCGTGTCGTGACGCTCTGCTCGGGAGACATGGGATTTTCAGCGGCGAAGACGTACGACATCGAAGTCTGGCTGCCCTCTCAACAGCACTTCCGTGAAATCTCCTCCTGTAGCAACTTTGAGGGATTTCAGGCCCGTCGAGCCAATATTCGGTATCGCACCAGGGGCAACAAGAAAGACTCTAAGACAGAGTTCGTCCACACGTTGAACGGATCGGGACTCGCAGTTGGCCGGACGCTGCTCGCGATTTTGGAAAACTACCAGCAAGCGGATGGGAGCATTGTCGTTCCTGCGCCGCTCCGCCCCTATATGGGAGGGCTTGACTGCATCAGAAAGTAGTGCGACATATCTTCCTACGGCTCGGAGGGGTGACGGAGCGGCCGAACGTGCCAGTCTTGAAAACTGGAGATGGGGCAACCTATCCGCGAGTTCAAATCTCGCCCCCTCCGCCATATACCCATCGGACAGTCACAACCTCCCCATCACGCCTCCACTCACATCTCCATTGCATCCGATCACTTAACTCATCATAGGAATCAGCGCCCCACTCACAATCGAATCCATACCATTAATATTTCAATCGCAAACTATTGATATAGCTATGCAATAAATAATCTGAAGCGCCAAAGTATGAACTGCGGAATTCTAACCCATCTCCCTCTTTCGGTTGGTGCACTCCTACCTCTACGGTATTTCCAGTCCGCACGGCCTCGCCTATCCTGACACCACCTGCGCACAGCGGACACGACATCAGGAATAGCCCGGGACAAGGAGGCAGCACATGCAAAAACAAGTCGGCAAGATCGGAGCCATTCGCCGAGAGATCCGAGGCAAAGCCTGCACATCTTGCGGCGGGCACATCTATCAAATAGTCCTTCGCTCGTCGCTTACCCCGGAAGACGCGACACTCTTTGCGCGGTGCACCCATTGTCACCACCCCAGAGGCATCGACAAAGATTTCGGAAAAGTGCTTTGGATGTAGCGAGTTGCCCTCAACACAGCATACGCACCACTGGAGACAGATCCATGCCTTTGACACGATGGACTCAGTATCGGCAAGCACGCGCTCAAAAGAAAAAAGCCCTGCACATGCTCGCGCTCAGCGGCGTGGTTCGTCCAAGCACCGTTGAACTTCGCTATACAACCCCTCTCTCCCATATTTCAGTGGAGCCTTTGTGTGAGGAGCAGACGCCCATCATTCCGGATGCAGCCGCGCCTGCCATCTCCACCCTTCTCCTACATTCGGCCGAGGCGACTCAGCTGGCGCATCATCTCTGTTCGACAGCCGTCAGCTTTCTCGCCAAATCCAGACGGCACATCCAAAGTCTTCAGTGGGACACCAGAAGCGCCGCATGACCCGGCTAAACTTTTAACCCGACGGCCGAGACCTTTCACTTGTACCTCCTGCACCGGCTGAGGTAATATCAGCCCGCTCGTGAGCGACGTAACCGCGCTGACGACTCTGCCCGCCTGCGGACAGACCCCTATGCAACTGGTCGTGGAGAGGTGGCCGAGTGGCCGAAGGCAACGGTTTGCTAAACCGTCGTAGGGAGAATATCCTTACCGAGGGTTCAAATCCCTCCCTCTCCGCCATCCAGCGCGCCGGCCATCAGTCCTAACCAATCAACCGGCTGGCTCCAATCATCCCTGCAACTCCCCCACTCAATTCTTTCCTGTTGTGCGGAGCACCTTCATATCGTAAGGTAAGATTCGTCGACCGTTCCCACCGCCACCATCAAGAAAGGATGACTCATGCGCATGTTCGCAGTATTTGCCGTAATCATTGCCCTGCTGGCCGGCCCATCGGCGTTTGCCGCATCGGGAGAGCCGACGAATGACGACCAAAAAACGCTGTACGCTCTCGGCCTGGCTATCAGCCAATCGCTTGGCACCTTCGCCCTGTCCGAATCGGAGTTGGATTTCGTCAAGTCCGGCCTCACCGATGGTGCCTTGAAGCGCGCACCAAAAGCCGATCTTCAAACATTCGGCCCGAAAATTCAGCAGCTCCAGCAAGCCCGGGCAGCCGTGGTTGCGGACGCGGAAAAGAAAGCCGGCGCAACCTATCTCACGAAAGCCGCAGCTGAAAAAGGCTCCACAAAGACGGAGTCCGGAATTGTCATCACCGCGATCAAGCCAGGAACCGGCGCCACACC encodes:
- a CDS encoding FKBP-type peptidyl-prolyl cis-trans isomerase, with product MRMFAVFAVIIALLAGPSAFAASGEPTNDDQKTLYALGLAISQSLGTFALSESELDFVKSGLTDGALKRAPKADLQTFGPKIQQLQQARAAVVADAEKKAGATYLTKAAAEKGSTKTESGIVITAIKPGTGATPKPTDTVKVHYHGTLLDGTVFDSSVKRGEPATFPLSQVIKCWTEGVQQIKVGGKSRLVCPANLAYGDRGSPPAIKPGATLIFEVELLEIVAAK
- a CDS encoding IS630 family transposase, encoding MWKPTDSLPMTGEQKQTLEAWMRAKTSPQRVVLRSRICLLAAEGLANNAIAHRLKTSRPTVLLWRKRFHDAGPSGLSEDAPHGPSAHRLSPRKVRAIVEATLHTTPPDATHWSTRTMAHAQGVSHASVARIWDAHGLQPHRIETFKLSKDKRFVEKLTDVVGVYLNPPDKAVVLCVDEKSQVQALDRTQPGLPMKKGRCGTMTHDYKRHGTTCLFAALNVLDGTVIGTCYPRHRHEEFLKFLRTIDRDTSPGHALHLILDNYGTHNHPKVKTWLVKHPRFHLHFTPTSASWLNLVERWFGEITRKRIRRGVFTSVPELVAAIDEFIRLNNKNPKPFVWTKTVDDILKKIKHCKAMIETPH
- the serS gene encoding serine--tRNA ligase; this encodes MYDLRQLRDHLDSIRERLGRRGTDVPWDTMKTLVDERRNLTMQVEQLRSDLKKGSDEVARLKRAKEPADEAVAAMKQVGDRIREMEGTLRGAEESLADLNLRIPNVPHESVPPGQDASDNVEIRQWGTRPSFDFQAKPHWELGEALGILDFDRASKLAGARFAVMTGAGAQLERALINYMLDRHTTQHGYREVLPPLLVNRATMTGTGQLPKFEEDLFRLKDEDYFLIPTAEVPLTNLHRDELLDEDVLPIRYTAYTPCFRREAGSYGKDTRGLIRLHQFNKVELVSFCSPDQSQAELERLTGHAESILQGLGLSYRVVTLCSGDMGFSAAKTYDIEVWLPSQQHFREISSCSNFEGFQARRANIRYRTRGNKKDSKTEFVHTLNGSGLAVGRTLLAILENYQQADGSIVVPAPLRPYMGGLDCIRK